One Bacillus sp. E(2018) genomic window, TACCATAGGTGGTCCGAATAAGTTTTCAGGTGGTGGCAAGTTGTCTAGCAGTCAAAATTCAGGATTCACAGGTGAAAGTCATAGGACTACAGGTGGTAAGCACTGTTTTAGCGGCGAACGTGTAATAAATATAAGAACACGTACCGTAAAACCGTATCTTCAAAAAAGATAAATAAAAACCAAAAAAAGTTTTTAAAAACCGTTGACACTTTATTTATCAGCATGTTATTATAGTTCTTGTCAGTCACACGGAGGTATACCCAAGTCCGGCTGAAGGGATCGGTCTTGAAAACCGACAGGGGTTTAACGACCCGCGGGGGTTCGAATCCCTCTACCTCCTCCATATACATATTCAACCTCATCTGAGTTTCTCGGATGAGGTTTTTTGTTGTGTTTTTTCTTATTAAGAATTGAATCATCTACATTTAAAACACCGATAGAAAACCCTAAAATATTTTAGCCATTCATACCAATGCATGTAAGCGCTAACACTTTAAAGTGATAAAATTTAGTATTGACAGAACTTTTAGACAGGGCGTATGATGACAACTATAACTTAATTCAATAACGCAATGCTTATTCAGAGAGACCGAGGGATCAGGCCCTATGACGTCCGGCAACCTCCATTATGGAACGGTGCTACTTCCTGCAGAATGGTGAGTCATTCTGGAAGATAAGTCGATGTTTACTTATTCGCCCTCTTCCATGGAATGAAGAGGGCTTTTTTATATTGTAAGGAGGATGACATATGATCGAGATCAAGGACGTTACGAAATTATATAAAGTAAAAGGCAAAGAGATCGTCGGAGTGAAGAATGTGTCACTGACGATCGATAAAGGTGAGATCTTTGGCATTGTAGGATACAGCGGGGCTGGAAAAAGTTCATTGTTGCGCTGTCTGAACTTATTAGAAAAGCCAACATCAGGAGAGATCAAGATCGATGGCATCTCAATTACGAAGCTAGGAAAAAAGGAGTTGCGTGAGGAGCGCCTGAAGATCGGAATGATATTTCAGCATTTTTATTTGATCAGTGCGAAGACGGTTTTTGAAAACATTGCTTTCGCTTTAAAAGCAGCAGGAAAAACGAAAGAAGAAATCAACGGTAAAACAAACGAGCTTTTAAAAATGGTGGGATTAGAGGATCAAAAAGATCAGTACCCTTCTCAGCTGAGCGGTGGCCAGAAACAGCGTGTTGGTATCGCGAGAGCTCTTGCGAACGATCCGAAGGTATTACTTTGTGATGAAGCGACTTCAGCTCTTGATCCGAACACAACGAAATCGATCCTTTCCTTGCTAAAGTCCATCAATAAAAAGTTAGGCATTACGATCGTGTTGATCACTCATGAGATGGAAGTGGTAAAAGAGATCTGCCACCGAATGGCGATCATGCAGGATGGAGAAATCATCGAGTCAGGTGATGTGTACAACATTTTTGCTAATCCAGAAAAAGAGCTCACAAAAACGTTCATCAGCTCTGTAATTCAAATGGATCTGCCAGAACCTCTTCTGAAAAATAGAAAAGGAACGGTGATTAAAATCCAGTTCAAAGGAGCCATAGCAGAAGAGGCTGTAGTTTCTGAGCTTTTCCAAAACTACCGTGTAAAAGGAAATATTCTTCACGGTAAGATCGAATATATTCAAGACACGCCGCTTGGTATCTTCATCATGGAACTTGTCGGTGAAGAGGCAGAAGTGAAGCGAGCGATCTCCTATATTGAGAGTCGAATAGAAAACCTTGAGGTGGTGAAACAAGTTGCTTGATTCTATTTTGAACATCCTTCCAGATCTAAATAAAGCATTCTTTGAAACGCTATATATGGTCGCTATATCACTCGGTGTATCATTAGTGGTTGGCCTACCGCTTGGAATCATCCTATTTGTAACAGACAAAGGATTGTTGTTTGAGAATGCATGGGTTAAACAGATAGCGGGCATTCTTGTGAACTTAATCCGCTCGGTACCCTTCATCATTTTATTGGTCGCTTTATTACCGCTAACACAACTGATCACGGGGACTACAATCGGACCAACAGCAGCATCTGTCTCACTATCTGTCGCAGCCATCCCGTTTTTTGCAAGGCTTGTAGAAACATCACTACGAGAGATCGATAAAGGCGTAATTGAAGCGGCCGTTGCAGTAGGTGCTACGCCATGGATGATCATCCGTGAAGTCCTTCTACCAGAAGCGAAGCCAGGAATCGTTCAAGCGATAACAGTAACAGCCATCAGCTTACTTGGCTATTCAGCCATGGCAGGTATCGTCGGCGGCGGAGGAATTGGAGACTTCGCCATCCGCTTCGGCTACTACCGCTACGACAACACGATCATGCTCACAACCGTAATCCTACTAATCGTAATCGTCCAGCTCATGCAAGTCATCGGAGACAGTGCGGCGAAGGTTGTGAATAAACGATAATTTTTTTACTAAAGGGTAGACGAGAATAATTTACCTATTAAGGTTTAGGTAAAAAAAGACATCATTGGCAAGTTGATTGGAGTGTAAGGTGTGAGACTCCTGCGGGACGAGCGGTCAGGTGAGACCCTTAATGGCGCGAAGCGGCAAGGGG contains:
- a CDS encoding methionine ABC transporter ATP-binding protein produces the protein MIEIKDVTKLYKVKGKEIVGVKNVSLTIDKGEIFGIVGYSGAGKSSLLRCLNLLEKPTSGEIKIDGISITKLGKKELREERLKIGMIFQHFYLISAKTVFENIAFALKAAGKTKEEINGKTNELLKMVGLEDQKDQYPSQLSGGQKQRVGIARALANDPKVLLCDEATSALDPNTTKSILSLLKSINKKLGITIVLITHEMEVVKEICHRMAIMQDGEIIESGDVYNIFANPEKELTKTFISSVIQMDLPEPLLKNRKGTVIKIQFKGAIAEEAVVSELFQNYRVKGNILHGKIEYIQDTPLGIFIMELVGEEAEVKRAISYIESRIENLEVVKQVA
- a CDS encoding methionine ABC transporter permease, translated to MLDSILNILPDLNKAFFETLYMVAISLGVSLVVGLPLGIILFVTDKGLLFENAWVKQIAGILVNLIRSVPFIILLVALLPLTQLITGTTIGPTAASVSLSVAAIPFFARLVETSLREIDKGVIEAAVAVGATPWMIIREVLLPEAKPGIVQAITVTAISLLGYSAMAGIVGGGGIGDFAIRFGYYRYDNTIMLTTVILLIVIVQLMQVIGDSAAKVVNKR